The genomic region GCTCATTTTATAAACAAGCCATTTTTCACCCGAAGTTTTCATTTTTTTAATGTTCGTAACTTAGTGAGGTGGCCTATCATCTGGTCATGTATTTGACGAAGGTGCCCCATCATAGCTACGGTAATAGTCAAATATCGTTTATTGTGTTCACCTAGCCTCTCCATTAAACCCAAAGCATCATTTAGGTTTTGCAACCCGCGCTTTCCTGCTGAAATAAATGACGCCGGTAGATCGTACTTACCATCGGCTAAGGATCCCTGATAATAGGCCAAAGACCTTCCTAAATGAAAAATGATCTTGACTCCAAAGTCGCGATCTTCTTTTAGCAACAAGGTAGAAAAAATATTACACCAACCCACAGAAACCTGTCTTAATAAGAGGTAAGACTTATCCCTTTCATAAAAGTACGCTGGCGTATTCATCTCTATGGGGTCAAAAGGCTCACTTTCTATATCAAAATCAAGGTCATCTTCCTCCATTCCTGGCAACTGGAACTCTTCTAATTGCTCCATAATATAAGCATCCGCATCAGTAATTTCACCAAATTCGCTAAACAGCTTCATATACTTATTTGCATATAAATCTGACTGACGCATGACACGCTCCCAATCAAACTCATCCCAACCATCATTTGGCTGTATACTATCCACGAGAATCAACTCGCGTAAAAAATGAAAAACTAGTGGGTCTACAATGCTTCACTTTCACCTGTTTCCACCTATCTGATATCAATTGACTTATTGTTAAATGCTCAATCACCAAAAAACTCTCTCCATGACCCGCTTTAACTAATTGCTCACTCTCTATAAGTTCTTTAGCTAATTCACTGTCCTCGCCATAAGGCGGGTCGCTGATAAAAACATCTACCTCATTAGATATATTCATTAATGCTTGCCGCCAGTCACTATTAAGAAACACCACCTCTCCACATTCTGCTCGCATGGATTTCTTAACTTTCTCATAATTATTCTCAATGACCCGCATAGTATGACGATCATTTTCAATAAAATAAACTTTTTTAGCTCCTCGAGAAAGCGCCTCAAGACCCAATGCTCCTGAACCGGCAAAAACATCCACTACCACATCACCCTGGAGACAACCTATCATATTAAATAGAGTTTCTTTCAAACGATCCGTTGTAGGACGAGTGGCAGGATTATCTCCTGCTTCCAGACGAATACCCCTTGCTGCCCCACCTATTATTCTCATTATATTTTCGTCCTATCTGTAACGTGATTTAAATCATCGCACTGAGGACAGCGTGACATTGTCTCATAACGAGATATCAGATGAATATGCGAACAACTTTTACATCGACAAAGACGCTCCATAGAAAGATCTGATTTGGGCTTAGCTCGCTTAACTTCATTATAAATCCATAAGCCAGCTAATATCGCTACGATTAAGATGCAATATATAAGGAGGATATCTTCTGCATTAATTTGAAACATTTATGGCTCTCTAAAATTTGCTGCAATATGCCTTTACTTTGCTCTCTGACAAGTGTTTTGAATTTCATAAGAGCTTTCTTTCGCTCTTTTACTTATCGATTCTAAATTTTCTTGCTTAAAATCATTTCGCTATCGATGCCCCCTATAAGATGATTTCAACTATAACTTAGTACACACAAGCTCTTGCACCACTGAGTCACTCGCTTGATTCCCCTCTTTTTTACGCTAAATTTTGATTTAAATAAATTTAACAAAAAGAGTACGATTTATTGCACAGATACCGAAAAGCTGAACAAAAACGTAACTTTTTAGCACTTTTTCCAAAAAAAATACAATAAATCTATTGACCTCTTATTAAATCCACTTAGAATAGAATCACCCTAAACAAACAACACTATAAGGAACATACGCAATGACTAAAAAATTCATATTCGCACTACTCACAGCGTCATCTTTCGCCGCTATAGCTCAAGAAGAAGCTCCTGCAGCTGAAATGACAACATCAGAAGAGTCTGCACTTAGCCTTAATGCTACTATTGGATACACGAGCCGTTATGTATGGCGTGGTCTTACTTTTGGTAAAGAATCAGCACAAGCTGACATCTCAGCAACTTACGACGCTGGTGACATCGGTTCATTCAACCTAGGCCTATGGGGCACACTCGACCTTACTGATGAAGTCAACGACGAAGAACTCAACTTCACAGAAGTCGATATCTACGCTGGTTGGGAAAAATCTTTCGACATCATTACTCTTGGTGCTGGTGTAATCAACTACCAATTCCCTGGTGAAACTGGCTCTGGTAATGCTGCAACAACTGAAGTATATGCATCTGTTGCTCTTGACGTTATTCTTGCTCCATCAGTAACTGTCTACTACGATGTAGAAGAAGCTGATGGCGATGCTATCTATGTCAGTACTGGAATTGGTCACGATTTCGACCTCGGTTTCTCTACCCTTTCAGTAGGTGGTGCAATTGGTTGGGCAAACAGCGATGGTGGCGACTTCCTTTATGGCTCAGGCGATGGCTTCACAGATGTTGCTGCAACTGTTTCACTCAACTTTGACTTAACTGAAAGTCTCAGTATGTCACCTTTCGTATCTTATACTGCTCTTATCGAAGATGCTAAAGATGCAAATGGTAACGACAACGAAGAAATCTTCGGTGGTATTAACTTAAGCTACTCTTTCTAATAGAAAGAATTACTTATTAAAAAAGGCGGTCTTTTGACCGCCTTTTTTATTGCCTATATCAAGAGCTCCGATTAATTAACTTCTTTCAATACCTTTAAAAGAAACTCCACTACGGCTGAATTTGGCACCGCAAAATTCAAACTATTCGTCTCAGGAATCTGAGCTGTATTCACGCCCACCCAACCACGCACTAAAGAAACTAAAGGCCCTCCTGAAGAGCCAGGGTTTATGGCTGCATCTGTTTGGAGATAAGAAATATTCTGAGCTTCTTCATTCATAAAACTAGATAAATCTCTATGCTGCTGAGAGACAATCCCCATTGTAACTGAATGACCAAAACCATAGGGATTACCTATCGCAATCACCAAGTCTCCTTCAAGGTCTCGATTAACAGAACACATCTCTAAATAAGGAAATGCTCCCTGGAAATTTTTTATCCTCAATAAAGCCAAGTCTTTACTAGGCTCTTCTGCTAAAACCTCCAATTCATAACGCTTACCCATAGAGTCAATGGCGGAAATAACCTCCCCATTGCGAACGACATGCTCATTAGAGATAATATAGCCATCTGGATGAATACAAAAACCAGACCCTAGGCTTTGCCCCTTAACGGCTACTTTCACTTTGGGACCCGGTAAAAAAGATGGTAACAAGTGCAGATTTTTTTGTGATTGACCATTTATAAACAAATTCAAAACGGCTCGTTTTGATTGACTTGCGATACGTGAAATATCATTCACTTGCAGCTTCTCTTTAAACTCATTACGAACTTTCAAAATATCTTGTAACTGCTTGCCCTTTAAAGACTGTGCTTCATCCCCTAAAAATACACCTGCTTTGATTGGCTGTTGATATTCACTCACACAGGAAGCTCCACTAAAAAGAACTCCTGCCATAAAAATCTTTGTCCATAGATTCGACATTTATATATCTCCTAATTAAATTTATAGAATAAACCCTCATAGAAGGATTCTGTAAATCTATGGAATATATTTATAGCTCTTTAATCTCTACCGAACCTCGTTGCGTTACTCCACTTGGCAAAGAATCAATTTTTATTAATTGCGGATTACGCATAGCAAAGTCACCCTGATATTCACCTAACAATACTTTTATAAAGGTCGGTAAGTCACTTGTTTTCTTACGTACAGTAAAGTAACAAACATGCTCTTTCCATTCAGGAGAAAAATCTGTACGCGAAGCCATTAGCCCCAAATTCTGTCCTTTCTGCTCTTTCTTAGATTTGACTTTCTTTTTCTTTTGTTTCCCTCCAAAAATATCCCCATAAGTACCATACCCATAAGTTATCACGCCTTCGCCCTTTGTTTTCACCTCAACTGTAAACATATATTTCTCGCCTTCCTCAAGCTCCAATTGATGATAAAGCGCTAGATAAGTTTTAGCAGAAGATGCTGGCGTAAAAAAAGAAAAAATACCTTTTTTATACGTCTCTTTCACACTCTTATATTCTTTTGATTTTCGTAAAAACCAATTATCCTCGGCTTTCTTAAAAGCGGGATCAGAAATCAAATTAGCTGTTCCTGCCTCTAATATCACAGCAGAAAAAATTAAAATAATCATATACAGTTTACACATAGCGCAATCATCCTTTATAGTTAGTAATTAAACACCACTACGTTTCATCTACCCCAAATCTAACAAATAAAAACTTACCATGAATAAGATTCTCACTTGGATTGACAACACGCCTCTACCATCCTCAAATAATAAAATCTTTTGCATTGGTCGCAACTACAAAGCCCACGCACATGAACTAGGCAATGAACTCCCTCAAGAACCCGTGATATTCATGAAAGGCTCAAACGCAATAAGCTCCCTAAGTCCTCACTTTTCCTTACCTGAAAATCGTGGCTTAATTCATCATGAGCTAGAAATTGCATTGCTCATTGGAGAAACTTTAAAAAATGCTTCAGAAGAAGAATGTCGACAAGCTATCATTGGCATTGGCTTAGGACTCGACCTCACACTAAGAGAATTACAAAATCACTTGAAATCAAAACAATTGCCTTGGGAACGAGCTAAGAGCTTTGATGGTAGCGCTCCCATAAGCAACTTTATCCCTATCTCACAAAACACTGATTTACAAAACTTATATTTTTCTCTTAAAGTAAACGATGAATACCGTCAGCAAGGATGGACCGGTGATATGATATTCCCCTGTACAAAACTCTTAAGTTTCATATCACAGGAATTCACTGTTGACGCGGGAGACATCATCCTTACAGGGACTCCGAAAGGTGTATCAGAACTCAAAGCTAAGGATACGCTTGAATGCACCATACAAGGACAGCAAACTCACTACTCAGTCGTTGTATAGGGACCATATGATCCATGGTAATGATCAGTAATATAACGTAGCTATTTTCAAAATAAGTATAATTATTAAGGATTCTTCCCTCAATATTAACTGAAAAGTATTTAATTATACAAATCATTATAGTATAGTAAAGCCGTCAATAATCTTAATGAGTTTGCTATGTCTAACCGCACTTATCAATGCCATGCTTGTAATCGTGTCAATAATTACAATCAAAAATTTTGTAATAATTGCGAAACCCCTGCCGCAGTTGCTGCTCTCAGAAGCACCGGCAAAGATATTTTACCCTGCGATTTCCTCTTCGCTCTACTCCCCATTGAACAGTCTGTAGGCTCAGGCATTCATTCTGACGTACTCTTACCCCTCAATGACATTCCCGCTCATCATTGTAACTTGGAGTTTTCACGAGACTTATTCACCATCACTTCTCCAGCAAGTCATTTGGCTATTCGACTCAACGGCAAAGCCATTAAAGTTAACCAAAAATACCGACTTGAGCACGGTTGCTTAATAAGCTTCGCCAATGAGGAATTTGAACTTATTTACTTTAACAAAAAAACCGCAGCCCAAAACTACAAAAACCTAAACTCCAAGACCTGGCTTATAATGCCGTAAGTACATCCACAACTCGTCAATTACAGAGTATCGTCTTCAAAAACAAACTAATGGATTGCTACTCAGCGGAAGATATCTTTTCTTTAAGTGCGGATACTATTTTACTGATGACGGGCCTAGAACGTGCCTATGGCTTTCTCATTGAAAATAATAACGAAGAAATGAATCTCAGAGAGATCATAGCAAAAAATTCAAATTTCTTGCCTATCAAAGAAAAGAATTTTACCATTTCTCAATCCATAGTAAATAAAGTTTTAGATAACCAAAATTCCGTATACATCAGCAATGCCGATAGCAATAACAACAAATCACAATCTATGTTCGATTTCGATATAAAAACAGTCATCTGTATCCCACTCAGTCATACAAATGAAAAATTAGAAAAAAAACTGATCGGCATTTTATATATTGATAAACAATACAGTTCCCACCCCTTACCATCTAAACTTGAAACCAGCCTAAAAACAATCGCTTCGATGACCGCCAACTCAATACTTAGCATAAAGAATCCATCCCTAGCCAAAATGACACCTGAATTTAGACAAAAATACCAGTTTATCAATAGCGAGATTCACAATATAAAATCAACGCTAAGTACAAGTTCGAAACTTATTAATAAATTTGATTATGGAAATCCGAGCGCTTTAAAAACTATTCTTCGTGAATGTCGCAAGGACTTAATGCGATTGACAAGAACTATTTCACCTCCGATTCAGCACACTACAAGTAAAAGTATTGAGGAACAAACTAGCCATTTTTAAACTTTGTGATATTATTTATCCAAACGCAGGAACTAAAATGGCTTACTCAATACTTTTCAGCTTATCTAAAAAAACTATAGCATACGACCCTAAGGCCAATAGTTTTTACTCAATCCTAGATTTAGCTGATAAAGCAGGACTTAACATACGTCGAGGATGCCGTAGCGGACATTGCGGCACTTGCTCCGTGCCTTTAATAAAAGGTAAAGTGGAACATATTTTTGGTGATAAAATGGCGAATCAATCTCCGCCAAATATCCTCTCTTGCTCTTTTAAACCCAAATCAGATTTAATCATAGAGGCCTAATGGAAAATCGACGCAGTTTATTTCGAGGTTTTAAAAACTTTGGCTCGCTCATGCGTGATGTTGTACATGAGCACAAAGAAATTAAAAAAGAAGAAAATAAGAACCCCCAAGCTCCTGCCGAATTTTTTCGGCCTCCTGGGGCTTTACCTGAGAATGATTTTCTAAATAAATGCACACAATGTAACGATTGTATGGAAGCCTGTACTCCCGGCGCTATTTATAAACATTTTGACCCAAGCTCAAAAGCAAACTTAACGCCCATCATTGCCCAAGAGGTCATCCCTTGCGAGCTCTGTGTCGACACACCCTGTGTCACTGCCTGCCAAGAAGGCGCACTAGTCTTAAATGAAGGCGAAGCCCCCATTGTCGGCAAAGCACAGATCTACATCGATCATTGCTATTCATGGAACGGAGAGGATCCCGAGTGTTCCGCCTGTTCAGATGCTTGTCCTTTGCCCGAAAAAGCCATACAAGCAGATTCTCAAGGACGTATGCGCGTCAAATCATCGCTTTGCAATGGCTGCGGTCTCTGTACTCATGTATGTCCAGAGTACCACAATGCAATCAAAATCGTCCCTCTTACAGAAGAACGTACAACGCCTCAGTAAAACTAAGCGTCAAATTTGATCCCGAAATTATCACAAATCTCTTTGAAATCATCCTGTAAAGGTGCTGTAAAAGTCATGATTTCTTGAGTTCCTGGATGGATAATTCTCGTTCTCCAAGCATGTAATATATGGCGATCGGGAGATTCTTTTTCATCTAAACGTCTTACTCCGTAAAATTTATCGCCGACGATCGGATGATTAATTCCCGCCATATGCACTCGGATCTGATGCGTTCGCCCAGTATCAATTTTCAACTTCACCAAAGAGGCCCCATTATTATCTGCAAGAACTTTATAATGACTAATGGCTTCCTTACCACGATTTGCATCGTTTGTGTTTTCCATCTTCTGCCTATTTGAGCGAGATCTACCGATATTCGTTTTAATCGTATCACGACCTACACGTATTGTTCCACGGCAAAGTGCTACGTAGTACTTCTCTACATCACGACGGGCAAAAGAGCGACTTAATTTATCAAGATTCTTTGCGCTTTTCGCAACAATAATAACTCCGGAAGTTTCTTTATCTAAGCGATGAACTATACCTGGACGACTATTACCTTCATCCATTGAAGAAAAGGTCGCTAAATCACGGCCAAGCAAAGCGTTAACCAATGTACCGGAATGATTGCCTGCACCAGGATGCACCACCATACCAGCAGGCTTATTCACAACTAAAATATCATCATCTTCATAAATAATATCTAAGGGAATATCTTCGGGAAGCAAAGCACTTTCTTCCTGTTCATCTGGCATTTTATAATAAACCAAATCTCCTTCAATCACATTCTCAGATATTCGCGCAGGAAGTTTTGCTCCTGAACGAATGAGCTCAAAAGCACCTTCTTTTAAACTTTTCTGTAAAAACGTTCTTGAACGATCAGGTAGCTGTACCGAAATATATCTATCTAAACGCTGACATTCGGAAATCTCATCCACAACCCATCCATGAGTAAAACCTTCTGGAATTTCCATATACTAATCCTTCTCTAATTTGGGAAAATCATATTCCCGATTACGACGACACAAGGCAATTATTACACAACCAAGTGCTAATGTACCCAATGCAATATATTGCGCCAAAGACAAACCAGCAGTTAAATCCTGATCGTCACGAAAAAACTCTACTGTAAAGCGCCAAAGACTATAAACACAAAAATATAATCCAAAAATCATCCCTGGCTTTGCTAGCTTCTTACTTACATAACATAATAAAATACAAATACTCACTAAAGCAAACACTGCATATAAGGGGGCTGGATGCACTGCCATTGACAAGTCTGAACTCGGCTCAATCAAACCTCGCTTTAAGTGATCTGACCAAGGAAAACTCCCTTTAGGGTACTGAACTGCTAAAGCTTGTATATCACATTTCCCGCCGAAGCAACAACCATTAAGAAAACAGCCCACTCGCCCAAAGGCATGAGCCAAGGCTATACAGGGCGCAGCTATATCTAAAGCTGTCAAAAACTTGATCCCATTACGTCTACAGACAAAGTAGGCAATTATCAAACCACCGATCAAGCCTCCTTGAAAAACCAAGCCTCCTTCCTGAAAAGCAAAAACTTTCGAAAATGGGCGATTAGCAAAATTCTCCTCCCAATAACGCACAACAAATAATAAGCGTGCACCCAAAATAGCCCCAATCATAGAGTAAAAAAGCGTGGTCTCCACCTTCTCTGGATCTTGTCCATAAAGCTTTGATCGTCTCTTTAATAGAAACAAAGCAGCCAAAAAGCCACTGGCAGCCATAACCTGAAACCATCGTAGTGTTATATGTGTTCCAAAAAGATCGAACTCTAAAAAAATTTCTTTCATAAATATCTTCTAATATTTTTTGTTTTGTGATTTTAGTCGGATTAGTAAGTAATTCCACAGAAATCGGATACTTTAGTAGACTTATTTGATAATGGGCTAATTCTTAATTAGCTTTTCAAGAGTAAAAAACTGTAGAAAAAACTAAACTTTTGCGCTTTCGCACCTCATAAATTATGACCAAAAAAAACTACACCTATTACTTATTTTCCTCTGTAATCATATCCCTAGCCTTTCACGCATTGTTAGCTCTTCTTTTCTCCACACAACTAAAGCACGTCTTCAATACCCTACAGACGAACAACACAAAACCACTTCCAAAAGAGCAGTACCGTAGCCCCGCTCCCAAAGTTACAAAATGGAAAGCAAAAAACAAAAAAGAACTTGAGAATGAACTCAAAAATGCTCTACGACCTTCTTTAACTCCCGCAAAAATAGATCTCAATGATCTAAAAATCAACGCTGACATAGCTCCTAAAGTAGATTCTTCTTCACTCGCAGAACTTCAAATGCATAAAAGTTCACAGATCCCTGGTCAATCACTCTCCACACAACTTCCTCCACAGATCTATGAAATTAAACCTTTAATTTCAAACAAACACCTATCCGAAGCCAACAAAAGCTTAATTGATCAAAGACTTCCTGATTCAGATGACATCGCCACTGAACCCTTGTCTTTTAAAGCGAACCAGGGCAACGGCATTGATGGGTCTGGATCTGGAACTCTCTCAACACCCTCTATTACTCTCCCTGTAAATAGTATTCGCCCGACAATTCAATTATCTGCTCCCACTGATCCTCGAAA from Lentisphaera profundi harbors:
- a CDS encoding 4Fe-4S dicluster domain-containing protein, whose protein sequence is MENRRSLFRGFKNFGSLMRDVVHEHKEIKKEENKNPQAPAEFFRPPGALPENDFLNKCTQCNDCMEACTPGAIYKHFDPSSKANLTPIIAQEVIPCELCVDTPCVTACQEGALVLNEGEAPIVGKAQIYIDHCYSWNGEDPECSACSDACPLPEKAIQADSQGRMRVKSSLCNGCGLCTHVCPEYHNAIKIVPLTEERTTPQ
- a CDS encoding RluA family pseudouridine synthase, whose amino-acid sequence is MEIPEGFTHGWVVDEISECQRLDRYISVQLPDRSRTFLQKSLKEGAFELIRSGAKLPARISENVIEGDLVYYKMPDEQEESALLPEDIPLDIIYEDDDILVVNKPAGMVVHPGAGNHSGTLVNALLGRDLATFSSMDEGNSRPGIVHRLDKETSGVIIVAKSAKNLDKLSRSFARRDVEKYYVALCRGTIRVGRDTIKTNIGRSRSNRQKMENTNDANRGKEAISHYKVLADNNGASLVKLKIDTGRTHQIRVHMAGINHPIVGDKFYGVRRLDEKESPDRHILHAWRTRIIHPGTQEIMTFTAPLQDDFKEICDNFGIKFDA
- a CDS encoding TorF family putative porin, producing the protein MTKKFIFALLTASSFAAIAQEEAPAAEMTTSEESALSLNATIGYTSRYVWRGLTFGKESAQADISATYDAGDIGSFNLGLWGTLDLTDEVNDEELNFTEVDIYAGWEKSFDIITLGAGVINYQFPGETGSGNAATTEVYASVALDVILAPSVTVYYDVEEADGDAIYVSTGIGHDFDLGFSTLSVGGAIGWANSDGGDFLYGSGDGFTDVAATVSLNFDLTESLSMSPFVSYTALIEDAKDANGNDNEEIFGGINLSYSF
- a CDS encoding GAF domain-containing protein, whose translation is MDCYSAEDIFSLSADTILLMTGLERAYGFLIENNNEEMNLREIIAKNSNFLPIKEKNFTISQSIVNKVLDNQNSVYISNADSNNNKSQSMFDFDIKTVICIPLSHTNEKLEKKLIGILYIDKQYSSHPLPSKLETSLKTIASMTANSILSIKNPSLAKMTPEFRQKYQFINSEIHNIKSTLSTSSKLINKFDYGNPSALKTILRECRKDLMRLTRTISPPIQHTTSKSIEEQTSHF
- a CDS encoding fumarylacetoacetate hydrolase family protein, giving the protein MNKILTWIDNTPLPSSNNKIFCIGRNYKAHAHELGNELPQEPVIFMKGSNAISSLSPHFSLPENRGLIHHELEIALLIGETLKNASEEECRQAIIGIGLGLDLTLRELQNHLKSKQLPWERAKSFDGSAPISNFIPISQNTDLQNLYFSLKVNDEYRQQGWTGDMIFPCTKLLSFISQEFTVDAGDIILTGTPKGVSELKAKDTLECTIQGQQTHYSVVV
- the rsmD gene encoding 16S rRNA (guanine(966)-N(2))-methyltransferase RsmD, which translates into the protein MRIIGGAARGIRLEAGDNPATRPTTDRLKETLFNMIGCLQGDVVVDVFAGSGALGLEALSRGAKKVYFIENDRHTMRVIENNYEKVKKSMRAECGEVVFLNSDWRQALMNISNEVDVFISDPPYGEDSELAKELIESEQLVKAGHGESFLVIEHLTISQLISDRWKQVKVKHCRPTSFSFFTRVDSRG
- a CDS encoding S1C family serine protease, with the protein product MSNLWTKIFMAGVLFSGASCVSEYQQPIKAGVFLGDEAQSLKGKQLQDILKVRNEFKEKLQVNDISRIASQSKRAVLNLFINGQSQKNLHLLPSFLPGPKVKVAVKGQSLGSGFCIHPDGYIISNEHVVRNGEVISAIDSMGKRYELEVLAEEPSKDLALLRIKNFQGAFPYLEMCSVNRDLEGDLVIAIGNPYGFGHSVTMGIVSQQHRDLSSFMNEEAQNISYLQTDAAINPGSSGGPLVSLVRGWVGVNTAQIPETNSLNFAVPNSAVVEFLLKVLKEVN
- a CDS encoding FHA domain-containing protein, which encodes MSNRTYQCHACNRVNNYNQKFCNNCETPAAVAALRSTGKDILPCDFLFALLPIEQSVGSGIHSDVLLPLNDIPAHHCNLEFSRDLFTITSPASHLAIRLNGKAIKVNQKYRLEHGCLISFANEEFELIYFNKKTAAQNYKNLNSKTWLIMP
- the lgt gene encoding prolipoprotein diacylglyceryl transferase, which gives rise to MKEIFLEFDLFGTHITLRWFQVMAASGFLAALFLLKRRSKLYGQDPEKVETTLFYSMIGAILGARLLFVVRYWEENFANRPFSKVFAFQEGGLVFQGGLIGGLIIAYFVCRRNGIKFLTALDIAAPCIALAHAFGRVGCFLNGCCFGGKCDIQALAVQYPKGSFPWSDHLKRGLIEPSSDLSMAVHPAPLYAVFALVSICILLCYVSKKLAKPGMIFGLYFCVYSLWRFTVEFFRDDQDLTAGLSLAQYIALGTLALGCVIIALCRRNREYDFPKLEKD
- a CDS encoding 2Fe-2S iron-sulfur cluster binding domain-containing protein, giving the protein MAYSILFSLSKKTIAYDPKANSFYSILDLADKAGLNIRRGCRSGHCGTCSVPLIKGKVEHIFGDKMANQSPPNILSCSFKPKSDLIIEA